In the genome of Pempheris klunzingeri isolate RE-2024b chromosome 11, fPemKlu1.hap1, whole genome shotgun sequence, one region contains:
- the LOC139209652 gene encoding potassium voltage-gated channel subfamily KQT member 2-like, with protein MVQKSLNGGVYPAQAGEKKHKVGFVGLDPGAPESSRDGALLIAGSESGKRSGILCRPRSSISAGRPRPSKKNASYRKLQNFLYNALERPRGWAFIYHAYVFLLVFSCLILSVFATIREFKNSSESALYILEIVTIVVFGVEYIVRIWAAGCCCRYRGWRGRLKFARKPFCVIDIMVLIASVSVLAAGSQGNVFATSAIRSLRFLQILRMLRMDRRGGTWKLLGSVVYAHSKELITAWYIGFLCLILASFLVYSVEKESNDEFETYADALWWGLITLTTIGYGDKVPKTWNGRLLAATFSMIGVAFFALPAGILGSGFALKVQEQHRQKHFEKRRNPAAGLIQGAWRFYATNLSRTDLLCTWDFYEQTVAVPMYRLIPPLNQLDLLRNLKGKSFRKESQTETSPSNENAHKDRLCGCCPRAISRKASLKDKVFPSPSKAPVAKGKAQSPGLEDGAEASPSKVTKTWSFSEKNRGPKHAFRVRGSTSRQNSEVLIEMQDEDFGLKSSPAIEGLIKASLPGEEIGDDKSCHCEFLTQDLPPGLKVTIRAICIMKFLVSKRRFKESLRPYDVMDVIEQYSAGHLDMLSRIKNLQSRIDMIVGPPPPSTPRHKKSTEGPRVDQIVGKGPKAEGEAADDQSMMGRLVKVEKQVVCMDRKLDFLVNVYVQRMGIPRSETDAFFNSKEPYPAPPYHSPEESKEEKENKEEVKEEIEVKTCSAVDVPCSDGSLEKKDPLLGRSVSRSVGTPSGSHSRPSTSWQHQLQHPLSQPAWNSSVANTPSPIGGGGDHSPTLFRLPPPPAPVHDRSLSGTGTSGRESHSHGRRRHRRHRCQQDATAVESDTSLSIPSVDHEELERSFSGFSISQAKEDFFGPSFFAGSGGGAGAGTEAGLSLCARVRPFIAEGESDTDSDLYAPSPLSFTGEVSCGERGWPGLK; from the exons ATGGTGCAGAAATCTCTCAACGGCGGGGTTTACCCAGCTCAAGCCGGAGAGAAGAAGCACAAAGTCGGGTTCGTTGGACTGGACCCCGGGGCTCCTGAATCCAGCAGGGACGGGGCGCTGCTCATTGCGGGTTCGGAAAGCGGCAAGCGGAGCGGCATCCTCTGCAGACCGAGGTCCAGCATCTCCGCCGGGAGACCCAGACCGTCGAAGAAAAATGCCAGCTATCGGAAACTACAGAATTTCCTCTATAATGCGCTGGAAAGACCGCGGGGATGGGCGTTCATCTATCACGCTTACGT CTTCCTCTTGGTCTTCTCCTGCCTCATACTTTCAGTTTTTGCCACCATCAGAGAGTTCAAAAATAGCTCAGAGAGTGCCTTGTACATCCTG GAAATTGTGACCATCGTGGTGTTTGGGGTGGAGTACATTGTGAGAATATGGGCTGCCGGCTGTTGCTGTCGAtacagaggatggagagggaggctAAAATTTGCCAGAAAGCCTTTCTGTGTCATAG acATCATGGTGCTGATTGCCTCAGTATCTGTACTGGCAGCCGGATCTCAGGGCAATGTTTTTGCCACTTCGGCCATCAGGAGTCTGAGATTCCTGCAGATCCTGCGTATGCTGCGTATGGACCGGCGTGGAGGCACCTGGAAGCTGCTCGGATCTGTAGTTTACGCCCACAGCAAG GAGCTCATCACAGCGTGGTATATAGGCTTCCTGTGCCTCATCCTGGCTTCGTTTCTCGTCTACTCTGTGGAAAAGGAGTCAAATGATGAGTTTGAGACCTATGCTGATGCTCTTTGGTGGGGACTG ATCACTCTCACCACCATCGGTTATGGTGATAAGGTTCCTAAGACCTGGAATGGACGCTTGCTGGCAGCCACATTCAGTATGATCGGCGTGGCCTTCTTCGCACTTCCTGCT GGCATCCTGGGTTCTGGCTTTGCCTTGAAAGTCCAAGAGCAGCACAGGCAGAAACATTTTGAGAAGAGACGTAACCCTGCAGCAGGTCTCATCCAG GGTGCGTGGAGGTTTTATGCTACCAACCTGTCCCGCACAGATCTGCTGTGCACTTGGGATTTTTACGAGCAGACTGTAGCTGTTCCAATGTACCG ACTTATTCCTCCTCTGAATCAGCTGGACCTGCTGAGGAATCTGAAGGGCAAGTCATTCAG GAAAGAGTCTCAAACAGAAACTTCTCCCAG TAATGaaaatgcacacaaagacagactttGCGGGTGCTGTCCGAGGGCTATTAG TCGGAAGGCCAGCCTGAAGGACAAGGTGTTCCCCAGTCCTTCCAAGGCTCCCGTGGCCAAGGGGAAGGCCCAGTCTCCGGGGCTGGAGGACGGGGCCGAGGCGAGTCCCAGCAAGGTCACCAAGACCTGGAGCTTCAGTGAAAAGAACCGAGGGCCAAAGCACGCCTTCAGAGTCCGGGGCAGCACCTCACGCCAAAACTCAGAGG TGCTGATTGAAATGCAGGATGAAGACTTTGGACTGAAGAGTTCTCCAG CAATTGAAGGTTTAATAA AGGCGAGCCTCCCAGGAGAGGAAATTGGTGATGATAAGAGCTGCCACTGTGAGTTTCTCACTCAAGACTTACCACCAGGCTTGAAGGTTACAATAAGGGCAATTTG CATCATGAAGTTTCTGGTGTCAAAGAGGAGGTTCAAGGAGAGCTTGCGGCCCTATGATGTCATGGATGTGATCGAGCAGTACTCTGCAGGTCACCTGGACATGCTGTCTCGCATTAAGAACCTGCAGTCCAG GATAGATATGATTGTGGGGCCCCCTCCCCCATCAACACCTCGCCATAAGAAGTCCACTGAAGGTCCTAG AGTTGATCAGATAGTTGGTAAAGGTCCTAAAGCCGAAGGGGAGGCTGCAGATGACCAGAGCATGATGGGACGGCTGGTCAAAGTGGAAAAGCAG GTGGTCTGCATGGACAGGAAACTTGATTTCCTGGTCAATGTGTACGTGCAGCGTATGGGCATCCCTCGCTCTGAAACAGACGCCTTTTTCAACTCCAAAGAGCCGTACCCAGCCCCGCCTTACCACAGCCCagaggagagcaaagaggagaaggagaataaagaggaggtgaaggaggaaaTAGAGGTGAAGACATGCTCAGCTGTAGATGTCCCATGCTCTGATGGATCTTTGGAAAAGAAGGATCCTTTACTGGGTCGGTCTGTGTCAAGATCGGTGGGCACCCCCTCTGgcagccacagccgcccctctACCTCCTGGCAGCACCAGCTGCAGCACCCACTCAGCCAGCCTGCCTGGAACAGCAGTGTGGCCAACACTCCTTCACCAATCGGTGGCGGTGGCGATCATTCGCCCACCCTGTTCCGcctcccacctccacctgccCCTGTTCACGACCGATCCCTCTCTGGGACGGGCACCAGCGGCAGAGAGAGCCACTCCCATGGCAGGAGGCGCCACAGGAGGCACAGGTGCCAACAGGATGCCACCGCCGTGGAGAGTGACACATCTCTATCCATCCCGTCTGTTGACCATGAGGAGCTGGAGCGCTCCTTCAGCGGCTTTAGCATCTCCCAGGCAAAGGAGGACTTCTTTGGGCCTTCTTTCTTCGCAGGCTCaggagggggagctggagcaggGACTGAAGCTGGACTCTCACTCTGTGCCAGGGTCAGACCCTTCATAGCAGAGGGAGAATCAGACACAGACTCTGACCTCTATGCTCCTTCACCTCTGTCCTTCACCGGAGAGGTCTCATGTGGAGAGAGGGGATGGCCGGGCCTGAAGTAG